Genomic DNA from Desulfuromonas versatilis:
GCTCGACGGCCGCGGCCGCCTTTGGAGCCGCTGGCGGTTTCACCTCGCCGCCGGTTGGGGCCTGCCCCAACTCCCTGCGGATGTCCTTCTCCATGCCACTCAGAGTGGTAAAGGCAAAGTAGGCGAAATAGGCCATTCCGGCCAGACCCAAAAAAATCAAAAACCCACCCATCAGTCCCTCCTTCATTACGGGTTCAAGCCGGAGGCGCTCTCCGGCTTGGGTTTGGCGTCGGACGCATCTTCCTGCACCTCGAGTATTTCATTCACTCGACTGCTGTCCAACACCTCTTCCTCCAACAGTACTTCGACCAAGGCATCCAGTTTATGGCGGTGTTCGGTGACGAGTTCATCGGCGGTCTGCTCGGCCTCGCGGATCAGCTTGTCGATTTCCTGGTCGATAAGCCAGGCCATCTGTTCGCTGAAGGTTTTTTCCGTGGCCAACTTGCGCCCCAAAAAGGGATGTTCTTCGCCGCGGCTTACCGTGACCGGCCCGATCTTGTCGCTCATCCCCCATTGGCAGACCATTTTTTCGGCCAATTCGGTGACCTGCTTGAGATCGTTCTCGGCGCCGGTGGAAAGATCGTTGAAGACCACCTTCTCCGCGGCCCTTCCGCCGAGGCTGACCGCAAGCCGGGTCATCAGGTAGCTCTTGGAATAATGGTACCTGTCGTCCACCGGCAACTGCTGCGTGACCCCGAGGGCCCTGCCCCGGGGAATGATCGACACCTTGTGGATCGGATCGGCGCCCTCGAGGAATTTTGCGACCAGCGTGTGCCCCCCCTCATGGTAGGCGGTGATCCGTTTTTCCCGCTCGGAAAGAACCAGCTTTCGCTCGGCACCCATGAGGATCCGGTCCTTGGCCTGCTCGAGGTGGATCATGGAAACGCTTTCCCTGTCCTGCCTGGCGGCGATCAGTGCAGCCTCGTTGATCAGGCTCTCCAGGTCTGCACCGCACATTCCAGGCGTTCCCTTGGCGATGGTTCTCAGGTCGACATCCTCGGCCAGGGGCACCTTTCGGGTGTGGACCTTGAGGATCTCCTCCCGGGCGCGCCAGTCGGGACGCTCCACAACCACCTGCCGGTCGAAGCGCCCCGGCCGCAGCAGGGCGGCATCGAGGACATCAGGGCGGTTGGTGGCCGACATGACTATGACTTCTTCGTGGGGCTCGAATCCATCCAGCTCCGCCAGAAGCTGATTCAAGGTCTGCTCGCGTTCGTCGTTGCCTCCGCCCAGGCCGGTGCCTCGCGAGCGGCCGACCGCGTCGAGCTCATCGATGAATATGATGCTGGGGGCCTGCTTTTTGGCCGTATTGAACAGATCGCGGACCCTGCTGGCGCCCACGCCGACGAACATTTCGATAAACTGGGAGGCGGCGATGGAGAAAAACGGAACCCCGGCCTCCCCCGCAACGGCCCGGGCCATCAGAGTCTTGCCTGTCCCCGGCGGTCCTACCAGCAAGATTCCCCGCGGCACCTTTCCGCCGATCCGGGCGAATTTTTTGGGATTGCGCAGAAATTCCACAACCTCCAGCAGTTCCTGCTTGGCCTCCTCCAGGCCGGCCACATCGGCAAAGGTCACCCGGCTGGTTTCCCGGGTATAGAGGCGGGCTCCGGACTTGCCGAAGCTCCCCATGAGCCCCCCGCCAGGGCCTCCCTTGCCCCGCATCCCCTTGAGAATGAACCACCAGACCCCGATGATCAACACCCAGGGCAGCAGATAGATCAGGGCCGAAGTCCAGGCCGAGGGTTCGGGTTCGGGCCTGACGTCGACCTCGACCTGGCGGGCTTCAAGCTGCTCCATCAGCCCCGGGTCCTGCACCGGCGGCAGGTTGGTGGCAAACAGCCTGTAGCGGGGGGCCGCGTCTGCCATCCCCCGGGTGGGGATGTCGATTTCCTTTTTGAATTCTCCGCTGAGCTTGCTCCCCTCGAAAGTGACCCTGGCGACGTTATCCGCTGCCAGCTCGGCCTTGAAACGGCTGTAGGTGACCTGCACCGGCGCAGCGGATTTCTCCGGCGAATACACCATATACAGGTAGTTGAAGGCGATGATCAGAATGATCAGCAGAAGGATCTGCTGGCGCACGTTTTTGTTCATTTTGGATTCCAGAGCCATCCCCCTGGCAGAACCCCTCTCTCCTCTTGTTCGAGACAGGGACGCGACCACCCCCGCAGCCCCGATCTTCAAAGCGCCCCCTTGCGTCAGGGGCGGCCCGGGCTGAATGTCGCAGAGCGTTTTCAGCGTTTGTTTCGACGCCTGTCCACCAGGTAGTTGCTGCCGGGGAGAGTCTTGACGAAATCCTTTATCTCGGCTGCGACCTGGGCAATTTCGGTAGGTGAGGCAATTTCCCGGTGAGCATCGCTCACCACCGCGATGGAGATGGTCATAATCGGAAACTGCCTTTCCACCCCGTAGCGGTCAATCCCCACCACAAACCCCCGTTCGAGATCTTCCGGAGAATAATACCGGGGAATCAGCTTATCGAAACCATGGATGATATTTTCGCATAGCGCCTTGATATTCTCCGGGGCGGTGATCAGGACGAAATCATCCCCGCCGATATGGCCGACGAAGTCGCCTTCCCGACCATAGGATTTTCTCATATTATAGACCAGTTCGCCGGTGGCCTTGATGATTTCACTCCCCTTGGCGTAACCGTAACGATCATTGTAGGCTTTGAAATTGTCGAGATCGATATAACAAAGCGCGAATTTTTCCCCCTTGCGCATCTTCTCGAGCAGCGATCGCTCGATGGCGATATTCCCCGGGAGCCTGGTCAGGGGGCTGGCATCCAGGCACATTTGCTCGTACTGCTTGAACTTCTTGGCCATCACCGACAGCTCCCGGGCCAGATCCCCGATCTCGTCCCGACTGCGGATCTGAGGCTCCAGGTCAAAAATCCCTTCGGCTATCAAATGGGTAGCATATTTCAACTTGCCAAGCGCGGAGAGGATATGAAACACCGCAAGCAGCGCAAGAAAAAAGCCGCCGACAAGCCCCGCCGCACCGAGTATCACCACCCACAGGACGGCTTCCCGGGCCAGGCCGGAGATTTCCAGCAAAGGCCCTGCAAGGGGCTTCCAGGCGGTAGCATCCCCTGATCCGCCAAGCGCCGAGAAGGCGTCGATCCTGGCCGAAATATCGTTCAGGGTGGATACCGCAACGATGCAGACCGCACCCAGCAACGCCGCAAAAACCAGGTTCCCCGAAATGATTTTAAGGGTCAGCGGAAAACGCATGCCATCCAAATTCCCCGGCAGAAATACCTTTCATCACATGCCCGTCCATGACTGGTCCCTGTTGGCCCTCCCTCCATGAATCAGGTCCCAAATACATTCAAAGGCGGCGGATTACTCCGCCGCCCTTGAACCTGTCGGATGCCTACTCATCATCCTTGAGGATTTTCTGTTCTTGCTTGAACCACTTGTCGAACCAGGTTCGGTGATCCTTTTCCGCGAGCATGGTCAAGTCGCGCGGGCCCAGCCAGACGCCTCCACAACTGGGGCATTTGTCCAATGGGACCCCGCGGAACTCCATGGCTTGGATGGCATCGCCGCATTTCGGGCACCTGTTTCTGCACATTTCCCGGGTGAGCTTTTCCCGAGCTTCTTTTTTCAATTGCTCGATCTGCTCTTTTTCCAGGTTGTAAAAGTACTGGTTCTCCAGGGCCTTTTTCCGTTCCTCCCAGGCATTGGTCATGGCAGCACTCCCCCGATATGTGTTGCTGTTACTCCAAAGTATAACGATTTCGCCGGCTTTGGCAAGTTAAACGGGCCCGCTCGGCAGGATCAGCCTGTCTTTCTCCATAGATTGAACCTCCCCGCCCCGTAGGCCGCTCCCTTGCCGATATTCATCAACGACCCAAGGCTCAAAATCCAGGCAACATCGCAAAGGGCCTCTCCCTCAAGCTCCAGGTCCCCCATAAGTCCGCCAAGATCCTGAATCCGCTCTTCGCCCTCCAATTGACGCCAGTCCTGCCAGCGCAGACGGTTGCCTCTCTGGACAACCAGGTCGCTGGATTCGAACAGAATCCGAGGGTCGTGGACGAGCTCCAGGCCGCAGTGTGTGTAGGCCATGGAAGTAACCCTGCGCAGGATAAACGGAAACATTGCCTGGAATCCGGCTTTGAATACCGGCCTGCCCCGCGAGATCAGCCTGGCGGGGGTCAGCATCTGGACGACCAGCCCACTGGCCTCGCCAAGGGCGGTATCAACCCACCATCCAGCATCCTGGAACGGCGGCGCCAGCCCCCGAAGATCATCCCCGGGCCGCCAGATTACGCTCGGGCTGCCCGAGGCATCGAGGGCATCGATACCAGCCAGCCGAAACGGGCCCTGGCCCATGTGCAGCCCCCGGGGACCCAGCGCCTCGAGGACCCGCCCAAACAGCTCCAGGAGCAAAATGCCCTTCCCCCAGAAGGAGCAGCGGATAGCCAGCGACTCCCCCTGTCGGTAGTCCTTCCAATCGGCTGCGCGAGGCAGCAGGGCAAATGGCGGTCCGGGGCGCTGATAGCGCTTTAGGGCCAGCGGATCGGAGGGCAAAGGGGGGTCGAACAGATCCCGGAACAGGCCCCCCTGGGCGCCCTCCTCCGAAGCGCTCAAGGCCCTCCCCAAGGCGGCCCTCAGGTCCCGTCGCAGCCTCATGGATGCCGCCATGTCGAAGCGGCAGGCCTCGACAAATTCCAGATGGAAATTCACCAAGGCGAACTCCATCCTCTTCAGAATATCCGGATACTCAGACATGGACCCGCCAACCCCTGCGAAAATGTCGTGCCAGTATACCAGCCCTCCCGCAGCCTGGTACAGCAGGAATCCGGGGCGATTTCCGGAGCCTGCCGGCGATCAGCGGGCGGCGCCTTGCTGAACCCCATCCCCCTCCCACCCTCCCCCTTGAAAGGGGAGGAGAGCCTATCCTTAGTAGCCTCTGACCTGCTTGATATGGAGGCAAAAAAATGGGGCGGGCCATTGGGCCCGCCCCGACTGTTTCAGGGTATGACAGCTGCGCTTACTTGTTGTTGCCCGGCAGCATCGCCTTGAGGTACTCGCGGTTGAGCTTGGCGATGAACTTGACGTTGATGTCCTTCGGGCAGCTCGCCTGGCACTCGTAGTGGTTGGTGCAGTTGCCCATACCGCAGGCCTTGGCCTCTTCGGTCATCGAACGCACCCGCCGCGCCGCCTCGGGCACGCCCTGGGGCTGGATCGCCAGCTGCGCGACCTTGGCGCTGGTGAAGAGCA
This window encodes:
- the ftsH gene encoding ATP-dependent zinc metalloprotease FtsH — translated: MNKNVRQQILLLIILIIAFNYLYMVYSPEKSAAPVQVTYSRFKAELAADNVARVTFEGSKLSGEFKKEIDIPTRGMADAAPRYRLFATNLPPVQDPGLMEQLEARQVEVDVRPEPEPSAWTSALIYLLPWVLIIGVWWFILKGMRGKGGPGGGLMGSFGKSGARLYTRETSRVTFADVAGLEEAKQELLEVVEFLRNPKKFARIGGKVPRGILLVGPPGTGKTLMARAVAGEAGVPFFSIAASQFIEMFVGVGASRVRDLFNTAKKQAPSIIFIDELDAVGRSRGTGLGGGNDEREQTLNQLLAELDGFEPHEEVIVMSATNRPDVLDAALLRPGRFDRQVVVERPDWRAREEILKVHTRKVPLAEDVDLRTIAKGTPGMCGADLESLINEAALIAARQDRESVSMIHLEQAKDRILMGAERKLVLSEREKRITAYHEGGHTLVAKFLEGADPIHKVSIIPRGRALGVTQQLPVDDRYHYSKSYLMTRLAVSLGGRAAEKVVFNDLSTGAENDLKQVTELAEKMVCQWGMSDKIGPVTVSRGEEHPFLGRKLATEKTFSEQMAWLIDQEIDKLIREAEQTADELVTEHRHKLDALVEVLLEEEVLDSSRVNEILEVQEDASDAKPKPESASGLNP
- a CDS encoding GGDEF domain-containing protein, with translation MLGAVCIVAVSTLNDISARIDAFSALGGSGDATAWKPLAGPLLEISGLAREAVLWVVILGAAGLVGGFFLALLAVFHILSALGKLKYATHLIAEGIFDLEPQIRSRDEIGDLARELSVMAKKFKQYEQMCLDASPLTRLPGNIAIERSLLEKMRKGEKFALCYIDLDNFKAYNDRYGYAKGSEIIKATGELVYNMRKSYGREGDFVGHIGGDDFVLITAPENIKALCENIIHGFDKLIPRYYSPEDLERGFVVGIDRYGVERQFPIMTISIAVVSDAHREIASPTEIAQVAAEIKDFVKTLPGSNYLVDRRRNKR
- a CDS encoding zf-TFIIB domain-containing protein produces the protein MTNAWEERKKALENQYFYNLEKEQIEQLKKEAREKLTREMCRNRCPKCGDAIQAMEFRGVPLDKCPSCGGVWLGPRDLTMLAEKDHRTWFDKWFKQEQKILKDDE
- the cas6 gene encoding CRISPR system precrRNA processing endoribonuclease RAMP protein Cas6, encoding MSEYPDILKRMEFALVNFHLEFVEACRFDMAASMRLRRDLRAALGRALSASEEGAQGGLFRDLFDPPLPSDPLALKRYQRPGPPFALLPRAADWKDYRQGESLAIRCSFWGKGILLLELFGRVLEALGPRGLHMGQGPFRLAGIDALDASGSPSVIWRPGDDLRGLAPPFQDAGWWVDTALGEASGLVVQMLTPARLISRGRPVFKAGFQAMFPFILRRVTSMAYTHCGLELVHDPRILFESSDLVVQRGNRLRWQDWRQLEGEERIQDLGGLMGDLELEGEALCDVAWILSLGSLMNIGKGAAYGAGRFNLWRKTG